A region from the Halomarina litorea genome encodes:
- a CDS encoding sodium:solute symporter family protein → MVVLQGSYQQTFEQLGLPLVIIVGSILLYFAVSYYFRQRVSDTADLYVADRSIGSIVNGAAMSASWESLATFMGVVALIVSLQLPFIAMWANFMLSIPLIVLLYGQTLRRLGVYTPAKFCQQRYGRSMGMLMALLLVLVMLMYALGQFIGLAKVANVLFGWPFELSLVVIAVIVVGYIVLGGMFGVSYNAALQFVIMFTAAYIPMAFVLNDLGASGWWFPPLGYTSLTDEMVQTFPGFFDLTFGLKWYVALFLAMALGPIGMPHMAQRVFTSDSIEGGRRSVLWFVALTGLLFAVMYSVGFAGVFWANQQGLDIPQADFDKMIFYINFAFNGDTITGYVVAGALAGALSTVSGHMMAISATVANDLVDMFDVDVPEDRKTRLGYVTIVGAGLVIALLALNPPAFLVVSILWAFSLAAAAITPVIVLGVWSSRVNRYGAIPASVVGALVVVVFSPHVLPGITFGAGGITSALGMDAAFVAVPLSIIVLVVGSLLGERVGSIDDRENQRLVNEIHGYPADGRRRFSSAWPLLVLAALCVPLLVWGLAAWPA, encoded by the coding sequence GTGGTCGTCCTGCAGGGGTCCTACCAGCAGACGTTCGAGCAGTTGGGCCTGCCGCTGGTCATCATCGTCGGGTCGATACTGCTGTACTTCGCCGTGAGCTACTACTTCCGACAGCGGGTGAGTGACACCGCGGACCTGTACGTCGCCGACCGGTCCATCGGCTCTATCGTCAACGGGGCCGCGATGAGCGCCTCGTGGGAGAGCCTCGCGACGTTCATGGGAGTGGTGGCGCTCATCGTGAGCCTCCAGTTGCCGTTCATCGCCATGTGGGCGAACTTCATGCTCTCCATCCCCCTCATCGTCCTGCTGTACGGGCAGACGCTCCGCCGCCTCGGGGTGTACACGCCCGCGAAGTTCTGCCAGCAGCGCTACGGACGGAGCATGGGGATGCTGATGGCCCTGCTGCTCGTCCTCGTCATGCTGATGTACGCCCTCGGGCAGTTCATCGGCCTCGCGAAGGTCGCCAACGTCCTGTTCGGCTGGCCGTTCGAACTCTCGCTGGTCGTCATCGCCGTCATCGTCGTCGGCTACATCGTCCTCGGGGGGATGTTCGGCGTCTCGTACAACGCCGCGCTCCAGTTCGTCATCATGTTCACCGCGGCGTACATCCCGATGGCGTTCGTCCTCAACGACCTCGGGGCCAGCGGGTGGTGGTTCCCGCCGCTCGGGTACACGAGCCTCACCGACGAGATGGTTCAGACGTTCCCCGGCTTCTTCGACCTCACGTTCGGCCTGAAGTGGTACGTCGCGCTGTTCCTCGCGATGGCGCTCGGCCCCATCGGGATGCCGCACATGGCCCAGCGCGTGTTCACGAGCGACAGCATCGAGGGCGGTCGGCGCTCCGTCCTCTGGTTCGTCGCGCTCACGGGCCTCCTGTTCGCGGTCATGTACTCCGTCGGCTTCGCGGGCGTGTTCTGGGCCAACCAGCAGGGCCTCGACATCCCGCAGGCGGACTTCGACAAGATGATCTTCTACATCAACTTCGCGTTCAACGGCGACACCATCACCGGCTACGTCGTCGCCGGGGCGCTCGCGGGCGCGCTCTCGACGGTCAGCGGCCACATGATGGCCATCAGCGCGACGGTCGCCAACGACCTCGTCGACATGTTCGACGTGGACGTCCCCGAGGACCGCAAGACCCGACTCGGCTACGTCACCATCGTCGGTGCCGGCCTCGTCATCGCGCTCCTCGCGCTGAACCCGCCCGCGTTCCTCGTGGTGAGCATCCTCTGGGCGTTCTCGCTGGCCGCGGCCGCCATCACGCCCGTCATCGTCCTCGGCGTGTGGTCGAGTCGCGTGAACCGCTACGGCGCGATTCCGGCGAGCGTCGTCGGCGCACTCGTCGTCGTCGTCTTCTCGCCGCACGTGCTCCCCGGAATCACGTTCGGTGCGGGCGGCATCACCTCCGCGCTGGGGATGGACGCCGCGTTCGTCGCCGTCCCGCTCTCCATCATCGTCCTCGTCGTCGGGTCGCTCCTCGGCGAGCGGGTCGGGTCGATAGACGACCGCGAGAACCAGCGGCTGGTCAACGAGATACACGGCTACCCGGCGGACGGCCGACGGCGGTTCAGCAGTGCGTGGCCGTTGCTCGTCCTCGCGGCGCTCTGCGTCCCGCTCCTCGTGTGGGGGCTGGCCGCCTGGCCCGCTTGA
- a CDS encoding thioesterase family protein, producing the protein MDIDLSGLRGEEVLGHREFTVGPEHATTVFGEQSDPPGLSAAADATPEESVPVLGTHHLLAACEFTGRESLRGHLPDGTGTLGEAADVSHRRAAPLGTDLVVETTLDRVAAPRLELTGTVRRAGAEDGSVVGTVGMTFRVVSRERFRRSLDGE; encoded by the coding sequence ATGGACATCGACCTGAGCGGTCTCCGAGGGGAGGAGGTGCTCGGCCACCGCGAGTTCACCGTCGGGCCGGAACACGCGACCACCGTCTTCGGCGAGCAGTCGGACCCGCCGGGCCTGTCGGCCGCCGCGGACGCCACCCCCGAGGAGTCGGTGCCGGTGCTCGGCACCCACCACCTGCTGGCGGCCTGTGAGTTCACGGGCCGGGAGTCGCTGCGCGGGCACCTCCCCGACGGGACGGGGACGCTGGGGGAGGCGGCGGACGTCTCGCACCGCCGGGCCGCGCCGCTCGGCACCGACCTCGTCGTCGAGACGACGCTCGACCGGGTGGCCGCCCCGCGACTGGAACTCACGGGGACGGTCAGACGGGCGGGCGCGGAAGACGGGAGCGTCGTCGGCACCGTCGGGATGACCTTCCGCGTCGTCTCGCGCGAGCGGTTCCGCCGCTCGCTGGACGGGGAGTGA
- a CDS encoding uracil-DNA glycosylase, whose translation MTDPAFPDPDRRNPLAEDCRECPALVAARNRICWGVGPRDASLVVVGEAPAAGSPDADRWQGGNWTGMAYSGGRSGKKIRGMVADLGFAEDAYYTNAVKCFPSAAIPHDDPEAATELDCPPHETDNREPHPEERANCRPFLVREIEQVAPDCVVTTGKHATQSLFSLDGREADGFLDLVGEVQRLPSLDPPVFPVLHPSYQEVWISRLGHSRESYLESIGVALAGVVGDE comes from the coding sequence ATGACCGACCCCGCCTTCCCCGACCCCGACCGGCGGAACCCGCTGGCCGAGGACTGCCGGGAGTGTCCCGCCCTCGTCGCCGCGCGCAACCGCATCTGCTGGGGCGTCGGCCCGCGGGACGCCTCGCTGGTCGTCGTGGGCGAGGCCCCTGCCGCGGGGTCGCCCGACGCCGACCGCTGGCAGGGGGGCAACTGGACGGGGATGGCCTACTCCGGCGGGCGCTCCGGCAAGAAGATTCGCGGGATGGTCGCCGACCTCGGCTTCGCGGAGGACGCCTACTACACGAACGCGGTCAAGTGCTTCCCGAGCGCGGCCATCCCCCACGACGACCCGGAGGCGGCGACCGAACTCGACTGTCCGCCCCACGAGACGGACAACCGCGAACCGCACCCCGAGGAGCGGGCGAACTGCCGACCGTTCCTCGTCCGCGAAATCGAGCAGGTCGCCCCCGACTGCGTCGTCACGACCGGAAAACACGCCACGCAGTCGCTATTCTCGCTGGACGGCCGCGAGGCGGACGGCTTCCTCGACCTCGTGGGGGAGGTCCAACGCCTCCCCTCGCTCGACCCGCCCGTCTTCCCCGTCCTCCATCCCTCGTATCAGGAGGTCTGGATCTCGCGGCTGGGCCACTCCCGCGAGTCGTACCTCGAATCCATCGGTGTCGCCCTCGCGGGTGTGGTCGGGGACGAGTGA
- a CDS encoding CocE/NonD family hydrolase, with the protein MSTRREFITYGLTAALGAGLFADRAAALEPEPEQGDVAFSTTEALEIESFDGTTIRASVFEPDVDGERPAVLMTHGWGGTRADRRPLAEYYASHGYVVLTYDSRGFGESGGEVGVDGPNEVGDARTLLTWLANRDSVATDGPDDPRVGMDGYSYGAGIQLMTAIVDDRLDALVPRWGWHDLRFSNDPNRVLKWAWFYGLYQSGIANGEPNDRFLRLSEQAVEAREAPEELRAFWQSRSPVGQLGAIDTPTLLISGWEDRLFTANEAFANLQGLRDTGTDARLVMYDYGHDFVDSGGPTETQTAYANDAALAWLDAHLKDGETGDDEGSGATAPDVPVASLYRSQADTFETYDALPGGETALPLGSGASGGSSQVRLTGGSGNQNASSGTATFDFRVDEAVDVVGTPRLWLSVTPTGGDPSPHLFGTLSHVTPDGEATILKDQVAATRVESAGLLAFDLVGVERRVPAGHTLRVTLAAADGSLVEDAVPFDDALYVDSESPAGVVVNHSPGAPSTLALPTLDGVELAEEEEREDDDDDEGDDGGDD; encoded by the coding sequence ATGTCGACCAGACGGGAGTTCATCACGTACGGACTGACGGCGGCGCTGGGGGCGGGGCTGTTCGCCGACCGGGCGGCGGCGCTCGAACCGGAACCGGAGCAGGGGGACGTCGCGTTCTCGACCACCGAGGCGCTCGAAATCGAGTCGTTCGACGGGACGACCATCCGCGCCAGCGTCTTCGAACCCGACGTGGACGGGGAACGACCCGCCGTCCTCATGACCCACGGGTGGGGCGGGACGCGCGCCGACCGGAGACCGCTGGCGGAGTACTACGCCTCCCACGGCTACGTCGTCCTCACGTACGACTCGCGGGGGTTCGGCGAGTCCGGCGGCGAGGTGGGCGTCGACGGCCCGAACGAGGTGGGGGACGCGCGGACGCTCCTCACGTGGCTGGCGAACCGGGACTCGGTCGCCACGGACGGTCCCGACGACCCCCGCGTGGGGATGGACGGTTACTCCTACGGCGCGGGCATCCAGTTGATGACGGCCATCGTCGACGACCGACTCGACGCTCTCGTCCCCCGGTGGGGCTGGCACGACCTGCGGTTCTCGAACGACCCCAACCGCGTCCTGAAGTGGGCGTGGTTCTACGGTCTCTACCAGTCGGGAATCGCCAACGGGGAGCCGAACGACCGGTTCCTCCGCCTCTCGGAGCAGGCCGTCGAGGCGAGGGAGGCCCCCGAGGAACTGCGTGCCTTCTGGCAGTCGCGCTCCCCGGTCGGCCAGTTGGGGGCCATCGATACCCCGACGCTCCTGATTTCGGGGTGGGAGGACCGCCTGTTCACGGCGAACGAGGCGTTCGCCAACCTCCAGGGCCTGCGCGATACGGGCACCGACGCCCGCCTCGTGATGTACGACTACGGCCACGACTTCGTGGACTCCGGCGGCCCCACCGAGACGCAGACAGCGTACGCCAACGACGCGGCCCTCGCGTGGCTCGACGCCCACCTGAAAGACGGCGAGACGGGCGACGACGAGGGGTCGGGGGCGACCGCGCCGGACGTGCCCGTCGCCTCGCTCTATCGCTCGCAGGCCGACACGTTCGAGACGTACGACGCCCTCCCCGGCGGCGAGACGGCGCTTCCCCTCGGGTCGGGCGCGTCAGGCGGCAGTTCGCAGGTCCGCCTCACGGGTGGCTCCGGGAACCAGAACGCCTCCAGCGGGACGGCCACCTTCGACTTCCGCGTGGACGAGGCGGTGGACGTCGTCGGGACGCCCCGCCTGTGGTTGAGCGTCACACCGACCGGGGGCGACCCGTCGCCCCACCTCTTCGGGACGCTGAGCCACGTCACCCCCGACGGCGAGGCGACGATACTGAAAGACCAGGTGGCCGCGACGCGCGTCGAGTCGGCGGGTCTGCTGGCGTTCGACCTCGTCGGCGTCGAACGTCGCGTCCCGGCGGGTCACACGCTCCGGGTGACGCTGGCGGCGGCCGACGGGTCGCTCGTGGAGGACGCCGTCCCGTTCGACGACGCCCTCTACGTGGACAGCGAGTCGCCCGCGGGCGTGGTCGTGAACCACTCGCCCGGCGCGCCCTCCACGCTGGCACTCCCGACGCTGGACGGCGTCGAACTCGCCGAAGAGGAGGAACGCGAGGACGACGATGATGACGAGGGCGACGACGGCGGGGACGACTGA